In Juglans microcarpa x Juglans regia isolate MS1-56 chromosome 4S, Jm3101_v1.0, whole genome shotgun sequence, a single window of DNA contains:
- the LOC121263800 gene encoding uncharacterized protein LOC121263800 isoform X3 has translation MPLLASGLNMLSENRMFWLQMSSLSSSVNWLCPDFRSLPSKDLKEGIASLIFAAPRCSEIPELVAIRNIFEKKYGKDFVSAATDLRPNGGVNRMLIDKLSVRTPTGEVKLKIMKEIAKEHNIQWDTTESELELLKAPEERLEGPNTFVSATSLPLKPGPTQSAESNKPTTRSTCCRENGNKHFEDTVSAAEAAAESAKKAIAAAQAAAYLANRDFNPVTRASSLANKSNDSNINHAFDTLSGKSTGSFMPNDHSAVNLQNMDHQLNATGSKYESESFGRSHCVSSELTTNVNGGKVYGRQSYNALSRHSDIKFDESDCDEEIEMEEPPSGICPPPERPPPSVPSCHDKQDTALRVHPKLPDYDALAARFEALKYRKSLPKT, from the exons ATGCCACTGCTCGCATCCGG GTTGAACATGTTATCAGAGAACAGAATGTTTTGGCTGCAAATGAGTTCATTGAGCTcttctgtgaattggttgtgtCCAGACTTCAGATCATTGCCAAGCAAAG ATCTCAAAGAAGGGATTGCTAGTTTAATATTTGCTGCTCCAAGGTGCTCAGAAATTCCAGAACTAGTGGCAATTAggaatatttttgagaaaaaatatggGAAAGATTTTGTATCTGCAGCTACTGATCTGCGACCTAACGGTGGTGTAAACCGCATG TTAATAGACAAGCTATCTGTCAGAACCCCTACTGGTGAAGTGAAGTTGAAAATCATGAAGGAAATAGCAAAAGAACACAATATTCAATGGGATACAACAGAATCTGAGTTGGAGCTTCTCAAGGCTCCAGAAGAGCGTTTA GAAGGACCAAACACTTTCGTTAGTGCTACCAGCTTACCCCTGAAGCCCGGACCGACTCAGTCTGCTGAGTCGAATAAGCCAACTACCAG ATCAACATGTTGTAGAGAAAATGGCAATAAGCATTTTGAGGACACAGTGTCAGCTGCTGAAGCAGCTGCAGAATCTGCCAAGAAAGCAATTGCTGCTGCCCAAGCTGCTGCCTATTTGGCAAACAGAGACTTCAATCCAGTCACTCGAGCTTCTAGCCTTGCTAATAAGTCGAATGACTCAAATATCAACCATGCATTTGATACCCTTTCGGGCAAATCTACTGGCTCCTTCATGCCAAATGACCATTCTGCAGTTAACTTACAGAATATGGATCATCAGCTAAACGCTACAGGGAGCAAATATGAGTCTGAGAGTTTTGGAAGGTCTCATTGTGTAAGCAGTGAGCTGACTACTAATGTGAATGGTGGAAAGGTTTATGGGAGGCAGAGCTACAATGCACTTTCTAGACATTCAGACATAAAGTTTGATGAATCAGACTGTGATGAAGAAATTGAGATGGAAGAACCACCCAGTGGCATTTGTCCACCGCCCGAGCGGCCTCCACCTTCAGTACCTTCATGTCATGATAAACAAGACACAGCCCTTCGCGTGCATCCCAAATTGCCAGATTATGATGCACTTGCTGCTCGCTTTGAAGCACTGAAGTATCGCAAATCACTACCTAAAACATAG
- the LOC121263800 gene encoding uncharacterized protein LOC121263800 isoform X1, giving the protein MTATRVAMTHARNLMKLSFSLFSRGFNSSKCKTAAKMAVARIKLLRNKRQVVVKQMRRDIALLLQSGQDATARIRVEHVIREQNVLAANEFIELFCELVVSRLQIIAKQRECPADLKEGIASLIFAAPRCSEIPELVAIRNIFEKKYGKDFVSAATDLRPNGGVNRMLIDKLSVRTPTGEVKLKIMKEIAKEHNIQWDTTESELELLKAPEERLEGPNTFVSATSLPLKPGPTQSAESNKPTTRSTCCRENGNKHFEDTVSAAEAAAESAKKAIAAAQAAAYLANRDFNPVTRASSLANKSNDSNINHAFDTLSGKSTGSFMPNDHSAVNLQNMDHQLNATGSKYESESFGRSHCVSSELTTNVNGGKVYGRQSYNALSRHSDIKFDESDCDEEIEMEEPPSGICPPPERPPPSVPSCHDKQDTALRVHPKLPDYDALAARFEALKYRKSLPKT; this is encoded by the exons ATGACTGCGACAAGGGTAGCCATGACCCACGCCAGGAATCTCATGAAGCTCAGCTTTTCTCTCTTCAGCCGTGGCTTCAACTCCTCCAAATG CAAGACAGCGGCTAAGATGGCGGTGGCGAGGATAAAGCTGCTGAGGAACAAGAGACAGGTGGTGGTGAAGCAGATGCGGCGAGACATTGCGTTGCTTCTACAGTCCGGTCAAGATGCCACTGCTCGCATCCGG GTTGAACATGTTATCAGAGAACAGAATGTTTTGGCTGCAAATGAGTTCATTGAGCTcttctgtgaattggttgtgtCCAGACTTCAGATCATTGCCAAGCAAAG GGAATGCCCAGCAGATCTCAAAGAAGGGATTGCTAGTTTAATATTTGCTGCTCCAAGGTGCTCAGAAATTCCAGAACTAGTGGCAATTAggaatatttttgagaaaaaatatggGAAAGATTTTGTATCTGCAGCTACTGATCTGCGACCTAACGGTGGTGTAAACCGCATG TTAATAGACAAGCTATCTGTCAGAACCCCTACTGGTGAAGTGAAGTTGAAAATCATGAAGGAAATAGCAAAAGAACACAATATTCAATGGGATACAACAGAATCTGAGTTGGAGCTTCTCAAGGCTCCAGAAGAGCGTTTA GAAGGACCAAACACTTTCGTTAGTGCTACCAGCTTACCCCTGAAGCCCGGACCGACTCAGTCTGCTGAGTCGAATAAGCCAACTACCAG ATCAACATGTTGTAGAGAAAATGGCAATAAGCATTTTGAGGACACAGTGTCAGCTGCTGAAGCAGCTGCAGAATCTGCCAAGAAAGCAATTGCTGCTGCCCAAGCTGCTGCCTATTTGGCAAACAGAGACTTCAATCCAGTCACTCGAGCTTCTAGCCTTGCTAATAAGTCGAATGACTCAAATATCAACCATGCATTTGATACCCTTTCGGGCAAATCTACTGGCTCCTTCATGCCAAATGACCATTCTGCAGTTAACTTACAGAATATGGATCATCAGCTAAACGCTACAGGGAGCAAATATGAGTCTGAGAGTTTTGGAAGGTCTCATTGTGTAAGCAGTGAGCTGACTACTAATGTGAATGGTGGAAAGGTTTATGGGAGGCAGAGCTACAATGCACTTTCTAGACATTCAGACATAAAGTTTGATGAATCAGACTGTGATGAAGAAATTGAGATGGAAGAACCACCCAGTGGCATTTGTCCACCGCCCGAGCGGCCTCCACCTTCAGTACCTTCATGTCATGATAAACAAGACACAGCCCTTCGCGTGCATCCCAAATTGCCAGATTATGATGCACTTGCTGCTCGCTTTGAAGCACTGAAGTATCGCAAATCACTACCTAAAACATAG
- the LOC121263800 gene encoding uncharacterized protein LOC121263800 isoform X2, producing MTATRVAMTHARNLMKLSFSLFSRGFNSSKCKTAAKMAVARIKLLRNKRQVVVKQMRRDIALLLQSGQDATARIRVEHVIREQNVLAANEFIELFCELVVSRLQIIAKQRECPADLKEGIASLIFAAPRCSEIPELVAIRNIFEKKYGKDFVSAATDLRPNGGVNRMLIDKLSVRTPTGEVKLKIMKEIAKEHNIQWDTTESELELLKAPEERLEGPNTFVSATSLPLKPGPTQSAESNKPTTRENGNKHFEDTVSAAEAAAESAKKAIAAAQAAAYLANRDFNPVTRASSLANKSNDSNINHAFDTLSGKSTGSFMPNDHSAVNLQNMDHQLNATGSKYESESFGRSHCVSSELTTNVNGGKVYGRQSYNALSRHSDIKFDESDCDEEIEMEEPPSGICPPPERPPPSVPSCHDKQDTALRVHPKLPDYDALAARFEALKYRKSLPKT from the exons ATGACTGCGACAAGGGTAGCCATGACCCACGCCAGGAATCTCATGAAGCTCAGCTTTTCTCTCTTCAGCCGTGGCTTCAACTCCTCCAAATG CAAGACAGCGGCTAAGATGGCGGTGGCGAGGATAAAGCTGCTGAGGAACAAGAGACAGGTGGTGGTGAAGCAGATGCGGCGAGACATTGCGTTGCTTCTACAGTCCGGTCAAGATGCCACTGCTCGCATCCGG GTTGAACATGTTATCAGAGAACAGAATGTTTTGGCTGCAAATGAGTTCATTGAGCTcttctgtgaattggttgtgtCCAGACTTCAGATCATTGCCAAGCAAAG GGAATGCCCAGCAGATCTCAAAGAAGGGATTGCTAGTTTAATATTTGCTGCTCCAAGGTGCTCAGAAATTCCAGAACTAGTGGCAATTAggaatatttttgagaaaaaatatggGAAAGATTTTGTATCTGCAGCTACTGATCTGCGACCTAACGGTGGTGTAAACCGCATG TTAATAGACAAGCTATCTGTCAGAACCCCTACTGGTGAAGTGAAGTTGAAAATCATGAAGGAAATAGCAAAAGAACACAATATTCAATGGGATACAACAGAATCTGAGTTGGAGCTTCTCAAGGCTCCAGAAGAGCGTTTA GAAGGACCAAACACTTTCGTTAGTGCTACCAGCTTACCCCTGAAGCCCGGACCGACTCAGTCTGCTGAGTCGAATAAGCCAACTACCAG AGAAAATGGCAATAAGCATTTTGAGGACACAGTGTCAGCTGCTGAAGCAGCTGCAGAATCTGCCAAGAAAGCAATTGCTGCTGCCCAAGCTGCTGCCTATTTGGCAAACAGAGACTTCAATCCAGTCACTCGAGCTTCTAGCCTTGCTAATAAGTCGAATGACTCAAATATCAACCATGCATTTGATACCCTTTCGGGCAAATCTACTGGCTCCTTCATGCCAAATGACCATTCTGCAGTTAACTTACAGAATATGGATCATCAGCTAAACGCTACAGGGAGCAAATATGAGTCTGAGAGTTTTGGAAGGTCTCATTGTGTAAGCAGTGAGCTGACTACTAATGTGAATGGTGGAAAGGTTTATGGGAGGCAGAGCTACAATGCACTTTCTAGACATTCAGACATAAAGTTTGATGAATCAGACTGTGATGAAGAAATTGAGATGGAAGAACCACCCAGTGGCATTTGTCCACCGCCCGAGCGGCCTCCACCTTCAGTACCTTCATGTCATGATAAACAAGACACAGCCCTTCGCGTGCATCCCAAATTGCCAGATTATGATGCACTTGCTGCTCGCTTTGAAGCACTGAAGTATCGCAAATCACTACCTAAAACATAG
- the LOC121262225 gene encoding uncharacterized protein LOC121262225 → MASSSPKPSKRYSLRSISLPARSHPSTLRVEEQLNKIKSWEASTSSSKRVETICLGLSLLGELYRCIDDLLNLPLTQQALAQQQHQKWVNDLLEGSLGYLDVCGKTRDAILSMQESIRELQSALRRKRVGDLSVESIVTSYTCSRRLMKKEIVKSLASLKPIDHNQFGISPLLKPKPSSSRWSLVFKQLQKGVLAGKDQQAGNMQNELERVDTAVGNLLMHNSSQDMEAQKIQSAQIRLGALDVSMEGLEKADPSGIKRMFHVFWMKDLIPDPLLDFLSNQIG, encoded by the exons ATGGCTTCCTCTTCCCCCAAGCCATCTAAACGCTATAGCCTTCGATCCATTAGCTTGCCTGCTAGATCTCATCCGAGCACATTAAGAGTTGAAGAACAGCTAAACAAGATTAAATCTTGGGAGGCATCAACTTCATCATCAAAAAGGGTAGAAACAATATGCCTTGGTCTATCCCTGTTAGGTGAATTGTATAGATGCATAGATGATCTTCTGAATTTGCCATTGACCCAACAAGCTCTTGCCCAACAGCAACACCAGAAATGGGTCAATGACTTGCTTGAAGGTTCCTTGGGATACTTGGATGTGTGTGGCAAAACCAGAGATGCTATTCTCTCAATGCAAGAATCCATTCGAGAACTTCAATCAGCTCTTCGCCGAAAAAGGGTTGGAGACTTGAGTGTTGAAAGCATTGTCACTTCTTATACTTGTTCAAGAAGACTGATGAAAAAGGAGATTGTCAAGTCTCTAGCATCCTTGAAGCCGATAGATCATAACCAATTCGGGATCTCCCCAT TGTTGAAACCAAAGCCTAGCAGTAGCAGGTGGTCATTGGTTTTCAAACAACTGCAGAAAGGTGTACTTGCAGGCAAAGACCAACAGGCCGGAAACATGCAGAATGAGTTGGAGAGGGTGGATACAGCAGTTGGCAACCTCTTGATGCACAATTCAAGCCAAGATATGGAGGCACAAAAGATACAATCTGCACAGATTAGGTTGGGTGCTTTGGATGTTAGCATGGAAGGCCTTGAGAAAG CGGATCCATCGGGCATAAAACGCATGTTTCATGTTTTCTGGATGAAAGATTTGATCCCTGATCCCTTGTTGGATTTTCTCAGTAATCAAATAGGGTGA